gggctgtaGCCAGGGCTCCATTCTCAAACTCATCCCGTGTCTCATTCCATTCCTTCTCACGCACTGCCCCAGTGTGCTGTTCCTCACCCCGTTCCGGGGATGGCGGCAGGAGCCCAGACCCCAGCTTCCCATGTCCTACAGCATGCCTGAGTGGGGCCTGGACACCCGCCCTCCCGGTGACCCTGCCTCGCGTGCTTTCTGTCCTCAGCTGCTGGAGAAAGCAGAGGCACGGGAGAGAGAGCGGGAGAAGGAGGAGGCGCGAAGGATGCGGCGCCGGGAGGCTGCCTTCCGGAGCATGCTGAGGCAGGCCGTGCCGGCCCTGGAGCTGGGCACTGCCTGGGAAGAGGTCAGGGCCGCAGCCTGGCACCACACACCACCCCGTCAGTCCTGAGGGCAGCGGTGCTTCTCCACCACCGGGGGCCCGCCCCAGTCATGGCGCAGCTCGCGGCCAGCTCcggctcccttccttcctctgccccagccctgccctgtgcTCATGGCGGCGTCCGTGCCTTGCCGGGGCTGGTCTGATCAGCAGTGCTCTCCCGTTCAAGGTCCGTGAGCGCTTTGTGTGCGACTCAGCCTTTGAGCAGATCACCCTGGAGTCGGAGCGGATCCGGCTCTTCCGGGAGTTCCTGCAGGTACTGGAGGTGAGGCAGGGCTTCCTTCCCCTGACGCGTGTCCCAGCTCGTGAGCACCCAGTGCGGCCTCCTGCCCGTCGGGCTCTCCCTTCCCTGCCGTGTGGCAGCGGCACTGGACAGGAGGCGAAACCAGATTTTCGGGTGCAGGGCGCTTCCTGTGGCTAGCCCTGGtgccctcctcacccctctctctgcctctgcagaCTGAATGCCAGCACCTCCACACCAAAGGCCGGAAGCACGGCAGAAAGGGCAAGAAGCACCATCGGAAGCGTTCCCGCTCGCCCTCAGTGAGTTGGTGGGCAGaggtgatggggggtggggggcgggtggctGGATCCTTAGGGAAACAGGAGTCACGTTTCTTGTGTTTTTCCCTACCTCACCTCACCTTGGAGCGAGATCTGAAAATTCCTGTGGCCCTGGAtcctcctctctgtccccagtTCCCAGACTTGAGGGCTTCTGGAGGCCAGGGAACCTGTGCGCTGACAGGTATCTGCTGATCTGCCCAGGGCTCCGAGTCGGAAGAGGAGGAGCTGCCCCCACCGTCTCTCCGACCCCCCAAGCGGAGAAGGCGGAACCCCTCGGAGTCAGGCTCTGAGCCCTCGTCCTCACTTGATTCGGTTGAAAGTGGGGGTGCTGCCCTTGGAGGACGGGGCTCCCCGTCTTCTCGCCTCCTCCTTGGATCAGGTGAGCCGTCGGCATTTGGAGAAGTCGACGCAGCCTCGAGGAGGCAGTGACCCGGGGGTGGAGTGGATGGGGAGGCCTGCATCCACCGCAGTAGGAAGAactgccctgccctgcctttcCCTCCCCTGTCTGGctttgccctgccctgccctgccctgcccagcccggccctcccctcccctgcccggcCAGGAACTGGGAGGACGAAGGAGAACTGGGCTGAGGAGACTTCTCAGATAGTTCCCTGTCTGAAGAGTGCAGACGAGAGCAGGGAGACGAGTGAGCCCGCCCTCCTCCCGCGGGACTTAGGGGCATTTTTCTCTATCTCCAGATCACGGCCTTCGGAAAGccaagaaaccaaaaaagaaaactaagaagagACGACACAAGTCGGTGGGTAGAGAAgggccttctgcccagggccctgCTGTGCTGAGAGCTCTCCAGCCGCCTCCCAGGTTGTCCTCCACAGGAACTGAGCAGGCGGGCTCTGGGCTCTTACAGAACAGTCCTGAGAGCGAGACAGACCCCGAGGAGAAGGCTGGCAAGGAGAGTGATGAGAAAGAACCCGAACAGGACAAGGACCGGGAGCTCCGGCGGGCAGAAGTCCCTAACCGTTCCCCAGGTTTTGGGATCAAGAAGGAGAAGGTAAGAAGCAGGCGCCCAACCCCAGCCCAGTCAGCACCCCCTCCAGGCAGGCCTCCGTGGCCCCCGGGGCAGGCTGTGGGTGAGCTGTGCCTTTGCTCCGCCAGACGGGCTGGGACACGTCAGAGAGCGAGCTGAGCGAGGGCGAGCTGGAAAGGCGGCGGCGGACGCTCCTGCAGCAGCTGGATGACCACCAGTGACCCGACGAGCTGCTCTGCCTCGGGTCTGTGTGGGGCCGTGAGGCCTAGGTCACCCTCACCACCTGCGCTAGACTCCTTTCTCGGTCTGGTCCGTGCCCACCTGTCCTCAAGTAACCCCACCCCGACACACCGCCGCCGGCACCTCCCAAGGTTGCTCGTGGTGTTCAAGGGCCCCCCGCTTCCCAGGCAACTAGTGtagtccctgccctcaccccGGACCGGAGATCGGAGATTGGTATGCCACGTGGAGGGGTGGTGCCACTAGGAAAGACGCGAGAAGGGGCCTCGAGGGGAGAACGACAGGCTGGTGACAGGCGGGGTCCTTAGCCTCTAGTGTCAGTGCCTGCTCCTGCCTGCCTGGGGCCTTGGGCCCCGCCACTCCTTCTTTCAGCCCCGAGACCCCGTGTAtccgtgttttgttttgttttgttttggttttgttttttaaataatatttataatatggcCAGTGGCTCTTGTCTTCTCCATCACTGCTGGGGCATGCTGGGGGCCCGGCAGGCGTACACGTGGCCAGCAGAGAGCACCAGTGTCTCGTGGCAGGCCGGCCTCCCTTTGTGTGCTGGGAGCCCACTGGCTGGGTTCCCCTTCCCCAGGCTTTTGTGCTCACCTCCCCCAAGCAGAGGGCAGCCCCCTGGGGCCTCCTTTCTGTCCCCCTGGCCCAGGTCATGCTAAATGGCCACCCCTGCCCGAAAGAGGAGACAGAGTCAGGCCTGGTGCTTCAAGCCTTTGTTGAGAGAAGGTCGGTCTGAGATTTATGTACACGAGAGAAGGGAGGTGGTACATGTACAAAAAAGGAGTGGGTCCCTGTATTTCCCCGCAGGGGCTGAGAAGAAACTGGCAGGAGACTGAGAACAGCCAGCCCAGACCACCGTGCCTCCTTGTCCCCTGCCCGAGAAACCCCCAGCTGTGGAAAGAGGAGGATGCTGATGGTACACCCTTCTCTAGCTGTCCGGGGAAAACCTCtacccctctgcccacccctcaggAACAGAGTCAGCCTAGAGTGGAAAGGGCGACGTGCGGGAAGCGTGGAATCTCTCCCCTGCCCGTATCACCAGGGCATGGCCAGGTGGGGACCAGGCTTCCGTGGGCCTTGCTCCTGGCAAAAGATGATCCGAGACGGGTCACGTCCCGGGGCTCCCTAAGTCTGGACACTTCCAGACCACTGCTGACCATGGGCCTGTgaaaaggaagggggggaggaagaagggataCTTGCTTCCTCCTCTTGTCCCTCTGGCCTAGTGACAGAGGGGCCTGCGGGCCCCTGTATGGGCTAAAGCTAGAAATGATTCTCCCAGCTCTGAGCTGACCCCTTGGTGACCTTTCAGTCAGGAAATGAATGGAAGGCCCTGGGGCCGAACGAAGTGCAGTGCTGGAGGCACCAGGGAAGTGCCAGGCCCCAGAGACCCAGTGCCCCCAGGGACGTCAGGCACATGCAGCTTTGAGAGCAGCATAGCCCTGCGCTGCGCCTTCGGGGCTCCAGGTCCACAGGTTGGACCTGCAGGACTCGGGAGAGCTGAAGTGCTTCTGCCTTCGGGAGGGCCTTAGTGGGGGCCTGGAGCCCGAGGGGGGCCGGTGGGCGGTGCGGCACTCCTGGCTTGGCGAACGACAATGGGCTGGCGGTGGAGACCTGTGGGGAGGACAGAGGCCTGTGAACACGCAAGGAGGCTGGGCCAGGCCCACGTTGTGTGGGAACAGCCCCCTGGGGAGCAGCCCCTCAGGGCCAGAAAAGAGCCAGCCATGAGGCCGAGGAAGGGGAAGCTTTAAGAGGCTAGCAGGGATGGTGAGGGAGACTGCTGGGGCTCTGCATCTTCAGAGGAccaggtgggggtgactggaggCCCCGGGCAGTGGCAGAAACAAAGCAAAGTTGGCAACAGCCAGAAAGCCAGGGAGAGACCCCAGGTAGACTGAATATCAGGAAACCGGTCAAGGGACATCTGAGGCCCCTGGGCAGGAGCTACTGCCAGAGCTCCTACCGGTGGGTgtaggggtggtggtgaggggacAAATTGCCCACAGATAACCGGGCCCGGGGATGGAGCCTCAGCAAAGAGGGGGTGGCCTGGTCCTGCCTGCTCTGGAAGCCCCCAACCCTTGGGTCTTAGTAGAAGCCGGGGCAGCATTAGTGGGTGGGCTACCACTTCCCTGAGGGCACATGCAGGGGACAAGCCATGCTGCTCAAGGCATGGGGCATGCGGGCAGAGAAGGCTGTGCCCCCATCACCGTGAGGCTGCCACAGGGTGGTTCCAAGTCATGCAGGGGAGGAGGTCCTGTGGGCCCAGCAGCAGTCCCGGGAGGCGGGCATGCAGAGGGGGCAGCTGTGGTGCCCAGTACCTGTCAAGAGCCCCAGCCTTGGGGGGTTAACAGTTTGACTCATCATGGTGGGCTGCATCGCAGAAGAAGCGTGAGCCCCGCTTGGCAGTACGGGCCGTGAAAGGGACACTCTTCAGCACTGTGGCCCAGGAAAGAGACACAGCGGTCAGGCCtcatggggatggggtgggaggagggcccGAAGGAGTTTGGGAGCTGGGCCTAGGGGCCAGACCCAAGGGAGGGACGAGCGCCCCACCTGTAATGATGTCCTCAATGGTACCATCCTTCCCCTCGTAAACAGGCCGATGCTCCTTGGCCTGGCGCCGCCTCAACTCTGCAATTAGCTCCTGCTGCTGCCACTTGTTCCGCTGGGATGGGGTCTGGGGCCGAGCATTGAAGGGGAAGGGGGTCATCACCAGTCTACCGTGGGGCTGGTTTCTGCCCCATGATGCAGTCTGAGGATGCCCGTGATTGCACACAGCAGCCCGCTCCCATCGCTGCCTGGGACCCCCCTCCCAaagcccctctccccatccctctggACCAGCCTCGGACCCTCTGGGTGGTCTCTGGGCTCCAGTTTTCCATCTCTTGGGttctctctccaccccttcccAATCCTTCGGCCCGCTCTCCTCCAGGCCCCAGCCCTTGGTCCCACCCACCTTGGCATCCAGTTTCTTGGCTTCCTGAGCCAGCTGCTTCTCCCGCATTacctcctcctgcttctttctAGCTTCATTCTCTTGTTCTGCTTCCTAAGAAccgtgggggggttggggggtgaggCTCACACAGGCTGTGAGGGGAGGGGCTGACACTGAGGGTGGAGAATGGGTGGCAGTGGGACCAGCAACCCCAGGTGGCCACCCTCTGGAGGGGCACTTCCTGCCCTGAACAATGACAGGAAGGGCCtgggcccccaccctgcccacccgCTCACAGCTGAGAGGCCTGTGGCCAGCTTCCATTGCTCCCTCCCAGGACTccgaggaggagacagagaaggccCAGCCTTGgagcccagccctccctcccctaccAGATTTCTCTGAGCCAAACTTCTTTTTCAGAGCCTGGCTTCCGCTCACCTTGTACGAACGAATGAATCGGACAAATACTGGGAAGAATACAGAAGGGGGTGTGGTCTTGGGACTCTCGCCAAAGTAGCGCACGACAGCGTTATAGGCCTCCTGGGGAAGCGGCGGGCAGAGGGGTCAGTctggcagaggaggagaagccTGGCCCCCCAGCAGGGACAGGAGGCCCACAGAAAACAGCGTGTAGGGCCAAAGCCCCTGTGGGCCTCCCAAAGCTCCTTCGAGTCTGTCCGCAGAGGCAGCTGCCTGCCACCCCCAGTGCCCCGTCTCCCCCACATGCAGCCAGCCAACCAGGTGGTAAAAGTTCTTTggtccaggggcgcctgggtggcgcacTTGGtgaggcgtctgactcttggttttggctcaagtcgtgagatcgagccctgagtcgggctccacttaagactccctctccccctctccccccccccgtCCCTCCCCCATGCACGtgctcactttctcaaataaataaatcttaaaaaaatttaaaaaattctttggtCTAAGAGCCAGAACAAAGCCCATGTAGAGGGGCCTGGTGCCTTGGCCCTGGCTGTCCCCACCCGCCTCCACCCTGTGCCCACCTCAGCTGTCTTGGCATCACGCTGGAGCTTGTCCAGTTTGCCTTCGTTGGTGCTGAGGAAGTTCCGGAGAACACTGTTGTCGTGTATGCTGCATTCCCGCCGAATCAGCTCCATGCCCCGGCCCAGCTCCTTCACATCTAGCAGCACGTTCTCCAGGGACACTGTGGTCACCAGAGCCTGGACTGAGGCCTGCTCGGGGGTGACgtgcccccctcccagcccagggctacGTAGAACTCTGGCCCTCCCCCGAGCAAGGGCTCACTCAGGGTCTCAGGCCCCTGCTTCCGGGGCCACCCGGTGGACACAGAAGGACACACCGGGCTAACGAGGCTCCCGCGGAGGTAAGGAAAAGGAGCGGGGCTCTGAGCTCCGACCCCAGAGAGCACAGGAGCACAGGCAGGCAAGCCAGGGAGACGTGGCTCTCCAGAGCGGAGCTGCCTCAGGCCTGCGCCAGTTTTCATGACTGGGGCAGAAATGTCCGCTGCCTTCCATCCGTGGGCCCTCAGATCTCTTCCTAAGCCCTTCGCATGCATCACAGAGAGTCTCCAGGGCCAGCCCGAGGGAGCTGGGAGTGCAGAGCCACTGCTGCCTTCTGCCTGCACCCAGGGTACCCGGGTGGGAAGGGCAGGCCCAGGCGGGTGCCTCTAGGAAGGCTCCCTCTGGGGTGGCCTCTACCCATGGCCCCAGCGGAAAGCTGTGAAGTGGCCAGAAAGGAGATAAGCCAGAAATGAAGGGACCCAAGTGTTCTCTCTCCTAAGCTTCCTGGGATCTCCCTGGGCCAGACATGAGGGCCGGCTGGCGGGGCCGGCTCCCCTCACCTGCCGCGGCCTTCTCCACAAAGTGGAGCTCGTGCCAGAAGTTGGCCAGGTCCGGGTATTTCTCCTTCACCGTCAAGGCGATGAAGTGCAGCAGCGTCATCTTCCTGTCAGTGGACTTGGTGTCCAGCAGctgggaaggggggcagggggtggtgagaGAGGGCCGAACACCGCGGCTGCTCAGGCTTCCGGGCCCCGGGTTGCCCCCACCGTCTCACCAGATCCAGGCTCTGGAGCTTGAAGCCGTACACAGCTCCTCGCTTGCTGCTGTTCATATAGTTCCCCAGTGCAAGTATGATCTGTCCGGAAGACGCACGGGAGGAGGTCAGGCCGGGCCCAtgggccccttcccccacccaggcccaggACCCCGGGTGCCCGCACCCGcaacctctccccacctccaacaTCTGCTTCAGCTTCTGTGAGGACttgacagaggcagaggctgcgATGATGGCGTTGAGTTGCTGGAAGGCAAGACGAAAAGCTGCGTAAGCCGAGGCCAGCCtgatggggcaggggagaggacgGGGGCGGGGGTAGCCGTGGACGACCCGGATTCGGACGGAGGCCGTACCGGCGTGAGCATCTGCAGGTTGTCCTGGAAGTTGCCCAGGAAGGCCATGCCAGCCATCCGCTGGGTCAGCCGCTCCACCTTGCTGAAGAGCAGCATGAAGCGGTCCTCGGCTGCCAGCTCATCCAGGGGCTGCCGTTCCCGCTCATACTGCCGCAGCAGCTTCACCTCGGCCTCCGTGGGCAGGAAGCGCATCAGGCACTCCACGAAGTCCACCGGCAGCGTCTGTAGGTCAAACCTGTGTTGGAGGAAGGAGCCACCTCAGGTCTTGCCTCTGCCCATTATCCGTCATCCCTCTCTTCTCCAGCTCCTGGAAGGACTGGGGCTGGGGTCTGGGAGCAGGActcagccagaggcagagggcccATCAGAGCATGAGTGACAATCCTAGGGGGACACTCCATAGCCTGTTTTAAAACCCTTCAGTGTCTTCCCTCTACCCCCAGGGAGAAATCTTAACACCTGGGCATGACTTACGAGGCTCAGCAGACAAGACTGCTGTCCACCCGTGTACCCTcgctctcctgctcccctcctaCACCGAAGTCATAATGGGTTTTTCAGTACCTGGGgcatcaggcttctccctccaGGCACTGAAATGGACTCCACATACTTCCTCAGGTCACGTTGCAGGTGAGAcctcacctcctctgggaagcctttccGGATAACCAAGCTTGCTACCTggcctgccctgtgccccctAAAGCTGCCTGTACCGCCACCACTGTGGTGGTTATCACCCAGCTACTGGACTGTTCTCCCGAGACTGGCAGCAACCTGAGTGAAGGTTTGGGCTGCGTCCCCAGCACCtcacccagtgcctggcacacagcacagATGCACTGAGTTCTGGCCCAACCAGTGGATCACTGATGGGGTGTGAGACCGCTCTGTCGATGCCCCAGAACCCAGGGAAGGCCAGGATCCCAGGTGGAAAATCGGGTTGCCAACTGACTGGGACCAGGGCGCGGTCAATGGGAGCCTCACGTGTGGATGGCCCTGCAGATCTCCTCGGCCGAGCGGCCAGCCTTGCGGAGGGTGATGGCTAGGTTCTTGGCACGATTGGCTTCCAACAGGGTCACCTTGCTGGCGGCCTTTTGTGCTGTCTTGCTCTTAGAGCAGATGAGGTCaagggcagggccctgggctttCGTCTTGAACAGTTCTTCAAATTTGTCCAGGTCTAGGTCCTGGCAGGGGTTGACAAGAAGGGACAACGTGGTGGCTTACGCTACTGGAAGACCCTGGCAGGACGCCCAGCATCTGTTCAGCTCTGGCTCGTGGACGCCTGGGTCTGAGGGCGTCTCCAAAGCCAGGAGATCTAGCGAAAAGCACGATCTGGTCCACCCAGCCCTCAGCCCCGCCCCCAAGGGCTCCAGGCCCGCTACCTCCAGGATCTTCTCGTCGTCGAGTTCACTGAAGACAGTGCCGCTGATCTGGTTGGGTTTCAGTGCTGTCCAGTTGAACACAGGCAGCCGGAACTTGGTCTTGATAGGTTTCTTAATGCGAATGGCTATTTGGAAGGAAGATCAGTGAGGCACTGAGGCTAATGACGTTCCGCCTCCATCCTACCAGCCCGGCTCAGagccctggggacactcacctGACAGGCCTACTGTCAACACCACAGAGGGAGCAGCGCCAGggagaggtggggctgggggacacttgtctaggggaaaaaaaatggcacGGTGACCCAGGGCCCGGAGACTCTCCAGAGATCCCTCCCCCAATGCCACCCCACCTGTCCTCAAGGCCTCCTGAGGAGAGAGGATGTGTGAACTCCCCGCCCCTCCCACGCCCCGGGGTCCCAACTCTGGCAGGGCTGGTCTCACTGGCCTCAGGCCCACTGTCTCCGGCTCTGGGCTAAGCCCTCTCCGTGGCTGTCCTCagaggcagcaggagcagcaTCTTTATGATCCTTAAAGCAGACCCACGTCTGCCCTCAACGCCCCTTCCCCAGTAACTTGGGCCTCCCTCAGGTCCTCGCCATCCCTCAAGCCTTCCCCACCTGCCTTCACATCCTTCCACCCACTACCCTGGCTTCCCCCTAGGGAGGCACTGCAAACTGGGGGTTTGGTCTGGGCCCGAGATGAGGGGCCCCTCGGGGCTCCCATGGTCCTCCTTACCTGGTAacgggggtggaggagggggcaggggaggagccggcggtggaggcagaggcagggcctCCTCGGGTGGCGGGGCTGGAGCCAGGAGGTCCAGGTCGGAGGGCAGCATGCCCTCGCTCAGCTCTGCAGGGCCTATCCGGGCCAGTGCCTCACTGCCCACGGACTCCAGGCCGCGGGCTCCAGGTTCCAAGTGGCATCGGCGCTGGAAggcctcctccttctctttaaTGAGCCGCCGCAGGGTGTGGACCTGGTGGCTCGTGTTCTCATAAGTCTCCTATGGGGAGACAGGGCCATTAAGGGTGAGTGGAAGGTGCAGCAGTCGTTGCCTCCAAGGGGACACTTCCTAGCCAAGGTTTCTCAGCGAGGGTCTCTGGGAGGGTGCCCAGAGGCAGAGAGCAGCAGACACCCACGTG
This genomic interval from Vulpes lagopus strain Blue_001 chromosome 21, ASM1834538v1, whole genome shotgun sequence contains the following:
- the FMNL3 gene encoding formin-like protein 3 isoform X3 encodes the protein MGNLESAEGGPGEPPSVSLLPPPGKMPMPEPCELEERFALVLSSMNLPPDKARLLRQYDNEKKWDLICDQERFQVKNPPHTYIQKLQSFLDPSVTRKKFRRRVQESTKVLRELEISLRTNHIGWVREFLNDENKGLDVLVDYLSFAQCSVMFDFEGLESGDDGAFDKLRSWSRSIEDLQPPSALSAPFTNSLARSARQSVLRYSTLPGRRALKNSRLVSQKDDVHVCILCLRAIMNYQYGFNLVMSHPHAVNEIALSLNNKNPRTKALVLELLAAVCLVRGGHEIILAAFDNFKEVCKELHRFEKLMEYFRNEDSNIDFMVACMQFINIVVHSVEDMNFRVHLQYEFTKLGLEEFLQKSRHTESEKLQVQIQAYLDNVFDVGGLLEDAETKNVALEKVEELEEHVSHLTEKLLDLENENMMRVAELEKQLLQREKELESVKETYENTSHQVHTLRRLIKEKEEAFQRRCHLEPGARGLESVGSEALARIGPAELSEGMLPSDLDLLAPAPPPEEALPLPPPPAPPLPPPPPPLPDKCPPAPPLPGAAPSVVLTVGLSAIRIKKPIKTKFRLPVFNWTALKPNQISGTVFSELDDEKILEDLDLDKFEELFKTKAQGPALDLICSKSKTAQKAASKVTLLEANRAKNLAITLRKAGRSAEEICRAIHTFDLQTLPVDFVECLMRFLPTEAEVKLLRQYERERQPLDELAAEDRFMLLFSKVERLTQRMAGMAFLGNFQDNLQMLTPQLNAIIAASASVKSSQKLKQMLEIILALGNYMNSSKRGAVYGFKLQSLDLLLDTKSTDRKMTLLHFIALTVKEKYPDLANFWHELHFVEKAAAVSLENVLLDVKELGRGMELIRRECSIHDNSVLRNFLSTNEGKLDKLQRDAKTAEEAYNAVVRYFGESPKTTPPSVFFPVFVRFIRSYKEAEQENEARKKQEEVMREKQLAQEAKKLDAKTPSQRNKWQQQELIAELRRRQAKEHRPVYEGKDGTIEDIITGLHRQPIVVRQARSAAPPTGPPRAPGPH
- the FMNL3 gene encoding formin-like protein 3 isoform X5 → MGNLESAEGGPGEPPSVSLLPPPGKMPMPEPCELEERFALVLSSMNLPPDKARLLRQYDNEKKWDLICDQERFQVKNPPHTYIQKLQSFLDPSVTRKKFRRRVQESTKVLRELEISLRTNHIGWVREFLNDENKGLDVLVDYLSFAQCSVMYSTLPGRRALKNSRLVSQKDDVHVCILCLRAIMNYQYGFNLVMSHPHAVNEIALSLNNKNPRTKALVLELLAAVCLVRGGHEIILAAFDNFKEVCKELHRFEKLMEYFRNEDSNIDFMVACMQFINIVVHSVEDMNFRVHLQYEFTKLGLEEFLQKSRHTESEKLQVQIQAYLDNVFDVGGLLEDAETKNVALEKVEELEEHVSHLTEKLLDLENENMMRVAELEKQLLQREKELESVKETYENTSHQVHTLRRLIKEKEEAFQRRCHLEPGARGLESVGSEALARIGPAELSEGMLPSDLDLLAPAPPPEEALPLPPPPAPPLPPPPPPLPDKCPPAPPLPGAAPSVVLTVGLSAIRIKKPIKTKFRLPVFNWTALKPNQISGTVFSELDDEKILEDLDLDKFEELFKTKAQGPALDLICSKSKTAQKAASKVTLLEANRAKNLAITLRKAGRSAEEICRAIHTFDLQTLPVDFVECLMRFLPTEAEVKLLRQYERERQPLDELAAEDRFMLLFSKVERLTQRMAGMAFLGNFQDNLQMLTPQLNAIIAASASVKSSQKLKQMLEIILALGNYMNSSKRGAVYGFKLQSLDLLLDTKSTDRKMTLLHFIALTVKEKYPDLANFWHELHFVEKAAAVSLENVLLDVKELGRGMELIRRECSIHDNSVLRNFLSTNEGKLDKLQRDAKTAEEAYNAVVRYFGESPKTTPPSVFFPVFVRFIRSYKEAEQENEARKKQEEVMREKQLAQEAKKLDAKTPSQRNKWQQQELIAELRRRQAKEHRPVYEGKDGTIEDIITGLHRQPIVVRQARSAAPPTGPPRAPGPH
- the FMNL3 gene encoding formin-like protein 3 isoform X4, producing MGNLESAEGGPGEPPSVSLLPPPGKMPMPEPCELEERFALVLSSMNLPPDKARLLRQYDNEKKWDLICDQERFQVKNPPHTYIQKLQSFLDPSVTRKKFRRRVQESTKVLRELEISLRTNHIGWVREFLNDENKGLDVLVDYLSFAQCSVMYSTLPGRRALKNSRLVSQKDDVHVCILCLRAIMNYQYGFNLVMSHPHAVNEIALSLNNKNPRTKALVLELLAAVCLVRGGHEIILAAFDNFKEVCKELHRFEKLMEYFRNEDSNIDFMVACMQFINIVVHSVEDMNFRVHLQYEFTKLGLEEFLQKSRHTESEKLQVQIQAYLDNVFDVGGLLEDAETKNVALEKVEELEEHVSHLTEKLLDLENENMMRVAELEKQLLQREKELESVKETYENTSHQVHTLRRLIKEKEEAFQRRCHLEPGARGLESVGSEALARIGPAELSEGMLPSDLDLLAPAPPPEEALPLPPPPAPPLPPPPPPLPDKCPPAPPLPGAAPSVVLTVGLSAIRIKKPIKTKFRLPVFNWTALKPNQISGTVFSELDDEKILEDLDLDKFEELFKTKAQGPALDLICSKSKTAQKAASKVTLLEANRAKNLAITLRKAGRSAEEICRAIHTFDLQTLPVDFVECLMRFLPTEAEVKLLRQYERERQPLDELAAEDRFMLLFSKVERLTQRMAGMAFLGNFQDNLQMLTPQLNAIIAASASVKSSQKLKQMLEIILALGNYMNSSKRGAVYGFKLQSLDLLLDTKSTDRKMTLLHFIALTVKEKYPDLANFWHELHFVEKAAAVSLENVLLDVKELGRGMELIRRECSIHDNSVLRNFLSTNEGKLDKLQRDAKTAEEAYNAVVRYFGESPKTTPPSVFFPVFVRFIRSYKEAEQENEARKKQEEVMREKQLAQEAKKLDAKTPSQRNKWQQQELIAELRRRQAKEHRPVYEGKDGTIEDIITVLKSVPFTARTAKRGSRFFCDAAHHDESNC
- the FMNL3 gene encoding formin-like protein 3 isoform X2, with the translated sequence MGNLESAEGGPGEPPSVSLLPPPGKMPMPEPCELEERFALVLSSMNLPPDKARLLRQYDNEKKWDLICDQERFQVKNPPHTYIQKLQSFLDPSVTRKKFRRRVQESTKVLRELEISLRTNHIGWVREFLNDENKGLDVLVDYLSFAQCSVMFDFEGLESGDDGAFDKLRSWSRSIEDLQPPSALSAPFTNSLARSARQSVLRYSTLPGRRALKNSRLVSQKDDVHVCILCLRAIMNYQYGFNLVMSHPHAVNEIALSLNNKNPRTKALVLELLAAVCLVRGGHEIILAAFDNFKEVCKELHRFEKLMEYFRNEDSNIDFMVACMQFINIVVHSVEDMNFRVHLQYEFTKLGLEEFLQSRHTESEKLQVQIQAYLDNVFDVGGLLEDAETKNVALEKVEELEEHVSHLTEKLLDLENENMMRVAELEKQLLQREKELESVKETYENTSHQVHTLRRLIKEKEEAFQRRCHLEPGARGLESVGSEALARIGPAELSEGMLPSDLDLLAPAPPPEEALPLPPPPAPPLPPPPPPLPDKCPPAPPLPGAAPSVVLTVGLSAIRIKKPIKTKFRLPVFNWTALKPNQISGTVFSELDDEKILEDLDLDKFEELFKTKAQGPALDLICSKSKTAQKAASKVTLLEANRAKNLAITLRKAGRSAEEICRAIHTFDLQTLPVDFVECLMRFLPTEAEVKLLRQYERERQPLDELAAEDRFMLLFSKVERLTQRMAGMAFLGNFQDNLQMLTPQLNAIIAASASVKSSQKLKQMLEIILALGNYMNSSKRGAVYGFKLQSLDLLLDTKSTDRKMTLLHFIALTVKEKYPDLANFWHELHFVEKAAAVSLENVLLDVKELGRGMELIRRECSIHDNSVLRNFLSTNEGKLDKLQRDAKTAEEAYNAVVRYFGESPKTTPPSVFFPVFVRFIRSYKEAEQENEARKKQEEVMREKQLAQEAKKLDAKTPSQRNKWQQQELIAELRRRQAKEHRPVYEGKDGTIEDIITVLKSVPFTARTAKRGSRFFCDAAHHDESNC
- the FMNL3 gene encoding formin-like protein 3 isoform X1, producing MGNLESAEGGPGEPPSVSLLPPPGKMPMPEPCELEERFALVLSSMNLPPDKARLLRQYDNEKKWDLICDQERFQVKNPPHTYIQKLQSFLDPSVTRKKFRRRVQESTKVLRELEISLRTNHIGWVREFLNDENKGLDVLVDYLSFAQCSVMFDFEGLESGDDGAFDKLRSWSRSIEDLQPPSALSAPFTNSLARSARQSVLRYSTLPGRRALKNSRLVSQKDDVHVCILCLRAIMNYQYGFNLVMSHPHAVNEIALSLNNKNPRTKALVLELLAAVCLVRGGHEIILAAFDNFKEVCKELHRFEKLMEYFRNEDSNIDFMVACMQFINIVVHSVEDMNFRVHLQYEFTKLGLEEFLQKSRHTESEKLQVQIQAYLDNVFDVGGLLEDAETKNVALEKVEELEEHVSHLTEKLLDLENENMMRVAELEKQLLQREKELESVKETYENTSHQVHTLRRLIKEKEEAFQRRCHLEPGARGLESVGSEALARIGPAELSEGMLPSDLDLLAPAPPPEEALPLPPPPAPPLPPPPPPLPDKCPPAPPLPGAAPSVVLTVGLSAIRIKKPIKTKFRLPVFNWTALKPNQISGTVFSELDDEKILEDLDLDKFEELFKTKAQGPALDLICSKSKTAQKAASKVTLLEANRAKNLAITLRKAGRSAEEICRAIHTFDLQTLPVDFVECLMRFLPTEAEVKLLRQYERERQPLDELAAEDRFMLLFSKVERLTQRMAGMAFLGNFQDNLQMLTPQLNAIIAASASVKSSQKLKQMLEIILALGNYMNSSKRGAVYGFKLQSLDLLLDTKSTDRKMTLLHFIALTVKEKYPDLANFWHELHFVEKAAAVSLENVLLDVKELGRGMELIRRECSIHDNSVLRNFLSTNEGKLDKLQRDAKTAEEAYNAVVRYFGESPKTTPPSVFFPVFVRFIRSYKEAEQENEARKKQEEVMREKQLAQEAKKLDAKTPSQRNKWQQQELIAELRRRQAKEHRPVYEGKDGTIEDIITVLKSVPFTARTAKRGSRFFCDAAHHDESNC